In a genomic window of Mageeibacillus indolicus UPII9-5:
- a CDS encoding MalY/PatB family protein produces the protein MDENKQMIEKTDGRPRDAECPPLPNANNLSTLAELQNWVKTTGQPMASAAATDAGAGEKIYAGLIETFNRRLQDAVKAMHAAPEVASGEGKRMRQSMGNNADTNMCAADLADTADAANVAAVRRDLANLNEKEIEAVNSFVDKYYVDRRGTDCRKWDDLAATYGTTDLLPLWIADMDFAFEPSFADRLSDRVRHGALGYPVVSASYYDTVGKWLEEHYGYKPWPEWFLFSPGVVSGLSWIIQALTEPQDSIAVFTPVYPPIRKVAAMDGRKKVEFELDCDAAGRFTFDPIKLEKEWREAAPKAIIICSPHNPIGRIWQEDELRVILQLAVKYDCLVIADEIHQDIVMPGHKQKSILAIDDGRYADRICVAHSISKTFNMAGLAHSNIIIPNSRLRDKVSEVREKCCHGGLNVLSLLGTEYAYEVGQPWLDKLLLTVRYNYLQLRKLANTLRNIRLAPLEGTYLSFMDLGAYLPLISAAAKNVEMHDAMADLVENKCHLAVNYGDSFGEAYGTWIRINLATSPANIAEACERLKQVLSIDGATEKRQN, from the coding sequence ATGGATGAAAACAAGCAGATGATCGAAAAAACGGACGGGAGGCCTCGAGATGCTGAGTGTCCGCCGCTGCCAAATGCGAATAATTTAAGCACTTTGGCTGAACTGCAAAATTGGGTCAAGACAACTGGGCAACCCATGGCTTCCGCCGCCGCAACCGACGCTGGGGCCGGTGAAAAAATATATGCCGGGTTGATCGAAACATTTAATCGGCGATTGCAGGACGCCGTTAAAGCAATGCACGCCGCGCCGGAAGTGGCAAGTGGCGAAGGGAAGAGAATGAGGCAGAGTATGGGAAATAATGCTGATACAAACATGTGTGCGGCGGATTTAGCTGATACAGCTGACGCAGCTAATGTAGCTGCTGTTAGGCGCGATTTGGCTAATTTAAATGAAAAGGAAATAGAAGCTGTTAATTCTTTTGTCGATAAATATTACGTTGATCGGCGCGGAACCGATTGCCGCAAATGGGATGACTTGGCGGCAACTTACGGCACGACGGATTTGCTGCCGCTTTGGATTGCCGATATGGATTTCGCTTTTGAGCCGAGTTTTGCGGATCGTCTGTCAGATAGAGTGCGGCACGGTGCCTTAGGCTACCCCGTGGTCAGTGCAAGCTATTATGACACTGTAGGCAAGTGGTTGGAGGAACATTATGGCTATAAACCGTGGCCGGAATGGTTTTTGTTTTCGCCGGGGGTAGTCAGTGGACTTAGCTGGATCATACAGGCTTTGACTGAACCTCAGGATTCAATCGCTGTTTTTACCCCTGTCTATCCGCCGATCCGTAAGGTGGCAGCTATGGATGGAAGAAAAAAAGTAGAATTTGAGCTGGACTGTGACGCTGCCGGACGTTTTACTTTCGACCCGATAAAATTGGAAAAAGAATGGCGTGAAGCCGCTCCCAAGGCAATAATCATTTGTTCTCCGCACAATCCGATCGGACGCATTTGGCAGGAAGATGAGTTGCGGGTTATTTTGCAGCTAGCGGTAAAATATGATTGTTTGGTCATAGCTGATGAAATTCACCAAGATATTGTTATGCCTGGTCATAAGCAAAAATCAATTTTGGCAATTGACGACGGCCGTTATGCGGATCGTATCTGTGTTGCGCACTCAATTTCCAAAACTTTTAACATGGCCGGATTGGCCCATTCAAATATTATTATTCCTAATAGCCGCTTGCGGGACAAAGTGTCGGAGGTAAGGGAAAAATGCTGCCACGGTGGGCTGAATGTGTTGAGTTTGCTGGGAACGGAATATGCGTATGAGGTGGGACAACCATGGCTTGATAAGCTCCTTTTGACAGTTAGATATAATTATCTTCAACTGAGAAAATTGGCAAACACTTTACGAAACATACGGTTGGCCCCCCTAGAAGGTACTTACTTATCTTTTATGGACTTAGGTGCCTATTTGCCGCTTATATCTGCTGCGGCGAAAAATGTTGAGATGCATGACGCGATGGCTGATCTGGTGGAGAATAAGTGTCATTTGGCGGTCAATTACGGTGACTCTTTTGGCGAAGCTTACGGTACTTGGATTAGAATTAATTTGGCAACTTCGCCGGCAAATATTGCCGAGGCCTGTGAACGTTTGAAGCAGGTTTTGAGCATTGACGGCGCGACGGAAAAAAGGCAAAATTAA
- a CDS encoding aminoacyl-histidine dipeptidase — MVSNSTSLSARLKYSPELYPIIPEPREVFEQFAAVSAVPRESGHEEAIAEFMLDFAHNLGLEAQRDKVNNVIIRKPGTAGRENLPPLILQGHLDMVCVKRPESKHDFRRDPIKWRVEGDYLYADGTTLGGDDGIAVAYIMAVLASQNLPHPPLEILLTTSEETGMGGATELDGKALHGKTLLNLDSEWEGIFLASCAGGSNVSLHRPLQRIKCPAEQAFRLNVSGLQSGHSGAEIDKQRGNAIQLLGRALYCLNKKFGLLLTSVEGGSKHNAIAATAAAEFTLISDGSKRNSTDLLNMIANEVAELNAAFKLELASADPQVELTCEVGATVTATFTPDLSKDIIDLLYLLPHGVQEISPEIEGMVRTSLNLGVLHCENDVISLLISIRSSLASQKEYIRNKLILSAELCGFTADITTDYPAWEYAPKSPLRDLACKIHHELTGKDPVVTGIHAGLECGLLTEKIPGADMLSCGPNLYDVHTFNEHLSISSAGRIWQFLRALLAAYQG, encoded by the coding sequence ATGGTTTCAAATTCAACTTCGCTATCTGCGAGACTAAAATATTCGCCGGAACTATATCCGATAATTCCCGAACCGCGCGAGGTGTTTGAGCAATTTGCGGCGGTAAGTGCCGTGCCGCGTGAGTCAGGGCATGAGGAAGCAATCGCCGAATTTATGCTTGATTTTGCGCACAATCTGGGCTTAGAGGCTCAACGTGACAAAGTAAATAATGTGATTATTCGTAAACCGGGTACGGCTGGCCGAGAAAATTTGCCGCCTCTGATTTTACAGGGGCATTTGGACATGGTGTGCGTAAAAAGACCGGAGTCAAAGCATGATTTCCGCCGTGATCCCATCAAATGGCGGGTAGAAGGAGATTACTTGTACGCTGACGGTACTACTTTAGGCGGCGACGATGGAATAGCTGTGGCTTATATTATGGCAGTTTTGGCATCCCAAAATCTTCCACATCCGCCGCTAGAAATTTTACTGACAACTTCGGAAGAAACCGGTATGGGTGGGGCGACGGAATTGGACGGCAAGGCTTTGCACGGTAAGACTTTGCTCAACCTCGACTCCGAATGGGAAGGAATATTTTTAGCCTCCTGTGCCGGCGGTAGTAATGTTTCCTTACATCGTCCGTTGCAAAGAATTAAATGCCCGGCTGAGCAAGCGTTTAGATTAAATGTTTCCGGCTTACAAAGCGGACATTCCGGGGCGGAAATTGATAAACAACGGGGAAATGCGATTCAACTTTTGGGGCGGGCTTTATACTGCTTAAATAAAAAGTTCGGGCTGCTGCTGACCTCGGTTGAAGGAGGCAGCAAGCACAATGCCATTGCGGCCACCGCGGCAGCTGAATTTACCTTGATTAGTGATGGCTCTAAGCGCAATAGCACTGACCTGCTGAATATGATTGCTAACGAAGTGGCCGAGTTGAATGCCGCTTTTAAGCTTGAGCTGGCGAGTGCCGATCCGCAAGTCGAATTAACCTGTGAGGTCGGGGCGACGGTAACTGCAACTTTTACGCCGGATTTAAGCAAGGATATAATTGATCTTCTCTATCTTTTGCCGCATGGTGTGCAGGAAATAAGTCCGGAAATTGAAGGCATGGTGCGAACAAGCCTGAATCTGGGTGTTTTGCATTGCGAAAATGACGTGATCAGCCTGCTGATTTCCATTCGCAGCAGCTTGGCCTCACAAAAAGAATACATACGCAATAAATTAATTCTATCGGCTGAACTGTGCGGCTTTACTGCTGACATCACTACTGACTATCCAGCTTGGGAGTATGCGCCTAAGTCACCTTTACGCGATTTGGCGTGTAAAATTCATCACGAGTTGACTGGTAAGGATCCGGTCGTTACCGGGATACATGCGGGGCTTGAATGCGGGCTGCTGACCGAAAAAATCCCCGGCGCCGATATGCTGAGTTGTGGCCCTAATTTATACGATGTACATACGTTTAATGAACATTTGAGCATAAGTTCGGCCGGTAGAATCTGGCAATTTCTTCGTGCTTTGCTGGCTGCCTATCAAGGCTGA
- a CDS encoding large ribosomal subunit protein bL28, translated as MAKCELCQKDILFGRKISITRSQVSRRALAKQKPNVRRVKVVVNGTPCTKYVCTRCLRSGAVTRA; from the coding sequence ATGGCAAAATGTGAATTGTGTCAAAAAGATATTTTATTCGGTCGTAAGATTAGCATTACGCGTTCACAGGTTTCAAGACGTGCTTTGGCCAAGCAAAAACCCAATGTTCGCAGAGTGAAGGTTGTGGTTAACGGCACACCATGCACCAAGTATGTTTGCACTCGGTGCCTCCGTTCCGGTGCGGTAACGAGAGCTTGA
- a CDS encoding endonuclease/exonuclease/phosphatase family protein produces the protein MAQKILSKLLKIVLSLVIIVLLVVIGGIGYLALTEFSPDPVEQTRIIQTPNPRQIKADSELSFLSYNIGYAGLGEEQDFFMDGGKMVRPDSINDVHKNLHGISKQLQLLPADFYFLQEVDEDSHRSYNVEQTAYLSKALDLGYSFAYNFKCNYIPYPWPPIGQVASGLQTLSTYEISGAERIALPVPFKWPVRLVNLKRCLLVNRYPIEKSDHQLVAVNLHLEAYDNGEGKTAQSKMLQEFLQKEYEKGNYVVAGGDWNQVLPGAPDIPVKNTNFWHPPKLAADDFAPDWKFAVDTKKYTNRLNDQPIKGRENDAQYFSLDGFLVSPNVEIVDVAVADVGFKYADHLPVRLVIKLKNPAVSKQSQTKSGQGQ, from the coding sequence ATGGCGCAAAAAATTTTGTCCAAACTTTTGAAGATCGTTTTAAGCCTTGTGATCATTGTGCTTTTGGTCGTGATCGGAGGTATAGGCTATCTGGCTTTGACCGAATTTTCTCCGGATCCCGTAGAACAGACGCGTATAATTCAAACACCTAATCCGCGCCAAATCAAAGCTGACAGCGAGCTCAGTTTTCTATCCTACAACATTGGCTACGCCGGCTTAGGTGAAGAGCAAGATTTCTTCATGGACGGAGGTAAAATGGTGCGGCCTGATTCAATCAATGACGTTCACAAAAATTTGCACGGTATCAGCAAACAGCTGCAACTTTTGCCGGCCGATTTTTATTTTCTGCAAGAAGTGGACGAGGATTCGCACCGTAGTTACAACGTCGAACAGACTGCCTATTTGAGTAAAGCTTTGGATCTAGGCTACAGTTTCGCTTACAACTTCAAGTGCAATTATATTCCCTACCCTTGGCCACCCATCGGCCAAGTTGCCAGCGGACTGCAAACCCTATCCACCTACGAAATTTCAGGAGCCGAACGGATAGCTTTACCAGTGCCGTTTAAATGGCCGGTACGCTTGGTCAACCTGAAACGCTGTCTACTGGTTAACCGCTATCCTATCGAAAAATCTGATCACCAGCTGGTGGCAGTTAACTTGCATTTAGAGGCCTATGATAACGGTGAAGGTAAGACGGCACAAAGTAAAATGTTGCAAGAATTTTTGCAAAAAGAATATGAAAAAGGTAATTACGTAGTAGCTGGCGGTGATTGGAACCAAGTTTTGCCCGGAGCACCGGACATTCCGGTAAAAAACACTAATTTTTGGCATCCACCCAAACTTGCGGCCGATGACTTCGCGCCGGACTGGAAATTTGCAGTCGATACAAAAAAATACACCAATCGGCTCAACGATCAGCCAATTAAAGGCCGAGAAAATGATGCACAGTATTTTTCACTGGATGGCTTTTTAGTTTCTCCCAACGTGGAAATCGTCGATGTTGCCGTTGCCGATGTTGGCTTCAAATATGCCGACCATTTACCGGTCCGCCTGGTAATAAAATTGAAAAATCCTGCGGTAAGTAAGCAGAGCCAAACTAAAAGCGGGCAAGGGCAATAA